AATAATAATAATAATAATAATAATAAAAAAAAAATGCTGATAATAATAATATTATTGGGGTAATAATAATTAAAGAATAGAGAGAATTAAAGGAGAGGTGTTCCTTTGACCAGTATTGATTTTTTCGGTGGCGTGGATGAAATTGGGGGCAATAAGATCCGCGTGCAGGGTAATGATAGTTCTTTCTTCTTAGACTTTGGAATGGGATTTTCACATGCCAACGATTACTTATCTGAGTTTCTGCAACCACGGAAAGCCAATGGAATCTGTGACTTTGTAGAACTGGGCCTCTTACCGGATATAAAAGGCATTTATCGGGAAGATTACCTCCGACATGTTGGCCTCCCTTACCCAGATGAACCTTCAGTTGACGGAGTTCTCATCAGCCACTCCCACGTGGACCACGTGGCTTATGTCCATCATTTACGAGAAGACATTCCAATCTACCTTACCAATGAATCTTACCTGATTTTAAAAGCCCTGGAAGATACTGGTGCAGCATCATTCTCAGAGTATCTTCATTTAAAAAAATCCTTTTATCTGGAACCCAAAAAACGTGGTGATGGTTACATGCGTTCCCGGGCTAATATCATTGATCGTGACATCCAAATTGTGAAACCATATAAAAAGTTTGAAATTGGTGACTTTAGCATTAAATCTGCCCCAGTTGATCATTCCCTACCTGGAGCATCGGCATTTATCTGTGAAAATGAAGATGAAACCATTGTATACACTGGTGATCTTCGTTTCCATGGTAGACATCCAGAACTCACCCTTAAATTCATTAAAGAAGCCCGTAAATCCAAGCCCACCATTATGATCAGTGAAGGTACACGTATTGATAGTAGTCGGAATATCAGTGAAATTGACATTGAAGAACGTGCAGTTAATGCTGTGAACAAGTATCAAGGCCTGGTGGTGGTTAACTATCCTGTAAGGGATCTGGACCGGCTTCTAACTTTCTATAAAGTTGCTGAGGATACAGAAAGGAAGCTGGTGGTGAGCCTTAAACAGGCTTATATTCTGAATTTGTTCAATGAAATCAACGATGAGTATCCTGATTTATCAGATGTGATGATTTACAAGCCCCGTAAGGGCTGGGGTCTTCTGGGAGAGGATAGTTTTGCCTGTGTGGATGATGAATGGTTATGTGCCAGTGACATTGATTCCTCACAAAGCCTAAGGGATTACAAGAAATGGGAAAGAGAACTATTGGAAAATGATAATGTATTGACTTTTCATGACCTTCGGGAAGATCCAGGGGATTATATATTCCGCTGTGATTTTTTTGAGTTAAAAGAACTTATTGATATAAAACCAGAGAATGGTGTATATATTAAGTCCAGCACCGAACCCTTTGATGAACAGATGGAAATAAATGAAAGGAAGGTACGAAATTGGTTGAAGTTATTCAACTTGCCCCTTTTAAATAAATGCTTCCATGCATCTGGGCACGCCAATGGCAAAGAGATTCTGGACATGATCCGTGAGGTCAATCCAGATAAGTTATATCCAGTTCACACCACACAAAAAAATAAATTCATGGAACTTCAGGATGACGGTATAAAAGTTATTTATCCCACCCTGACTGAATAAATCTATTATTACAAAAATATTAATTCACTATTTACAGTCAATTCACTTGTAACCCATTGTGAGAATCACTCCGATTACTAATAATACAGTGAACATGAGAATAAACATTATTAAAGGTTTATCAGTTTTTTTAATACCTAAAAACTGTATGAAATAAATATCCTCATTTTCTGTCCCTTTAGTTTCCTTGATTTTTTTAATGTAATCACTTTTGGGAGTGGTTTTGTTTGGCAGGTCCTTTTTAATAATTTCAGGTGTTTTAACAAATTTAGTGACTTCTTTAGTATTAGCAACTTCTTTAGTGTTAAATTCATTCTTATCTGTTTTACCAGGGACTTTACCATCTGTTTTACCAGGGAGTTTTGTAGTTTTTTGAATAGTACTATTTTTTGTTTCATGAATATTAAGAGATCCTGAAACAACATTATTAGGGAAGTAAGATGTTTTAACTGAGGTTTTTTCTTTAATTTTGTTTATGGTTTGATCAATATGTTTGCTAGATTGATCTATGAGTATATTTTCATCAGATTTTCTAGTATTTTCTTTATAATACTCTTCCCTGTAATAAGCGCGGTTTTTGGATTTGAGTCCTTTATTTTTGGATTCTATGTGAAAAATTGCATTTTCAGCATAAGTTTTTAGAATACCCCTTTCTTCATTCTTTAGTTTATCCAGATGTTCCAGAGCCCTTTCATCACCCATGGCCCCCAATGCCTGCACTGCTTCCAGTTTAACATTTAGATCATTATAATTAAGGGCTTCAATAACACCATTAACATCTTTAATAAGCTTTAATTTGCCTATATCCGGTTTTATATCTTTGGTACTGATTTTACGATAATAATTTCTATTTTTTACAGAGGGACTCTCTTCAGATTCCCTGAAAGATGGAAAACTTGGGGATTTTAATAATTCCTTTTTTTTAAAAGATGCATCTTCAAAACCATTCTCTAAATCAGAATCCAGAACTATAACATCAGATTTAATATTATGGGCAAATTCAACATCACTGACCCCACTCTCTGTAACTTTCGATAAATCTTTATTGGATTTAGTATTCTTTTTTGAATAATTATCAATACTGTCAACATAGGTTAAAGAACCATAACATTCACAAGAGACAAAATCATCTTTTGATTCGCTTTCTTCAAGTTTATAGTAACCACCACATTTTTGACATATCAAATATCCCATTTTTTTACACCTGTGTGAAAAATTTTTATATAATATTTTTTTAAATGATGTTGTTCATCTAAATAACTGTTTTCCAACGACATATTTTTCAACCGATTATTATGATTGTTGTAATTTGACAGAATACTATGCTAATTAAAAAAAAATTCAATTAAATCTAAAAAAAACTCATTTTCAATATGTTCGTAAAAATTTAACCATTTTAAGAAGAAATAAAAAATGAATAAAAAAATTTTATTACTGAAGATAAATTACATGCTACCAAAAAAAATCTATTCTTATGAATATTTTTTACATCCTTCATCTATGCCTTTCATCATTTTAGATTTTAGATCATCATAATTGGTTATTGCACCAGGACCAATATGCAATATGATATCTCCAGGTTTGGAATGTTTAATGGAGTACTCACCTGCAGTAACCATGTCTTCTGTGGCTATTTTAAGTGCATCAGAATCTTTTGCCCCTTCGAGTACTTCATGTGCTGATTTCATATCCAGGATACCAGTGGTTTCATTGTATCCACTGGCAATGATCACCTGTGCATATTCTCCCAGTACTTTCCCGATTTCTAACTTGTCCCGGGGATTGGTACTATCAGGATTATCAATTAATATTATCAGATCAGAACCATCGGCCTGTGAAAACTGTTTTAAAGTAGAAATAATACCTTCAGGTACAAAAGCCGCATCGAAATGGACATCACGCCCAGAATAATTACCAATGTATTCTAAATGTCCAGGAATTCCTTTAAACTTCATTAAACCTTTCCGTATGGATTCTTCCTTTAAACCATAAGCTAAAGCAACAGTTGCTGCAGCAAGGGAGTTTTCAAAGTAATATCCTTTTAGGTTGAATTCTGTTTCGAATTCCCCTTCTCGTCCCTTTAATTTATATTTGATCCCAATGTTCCCATCTTTAAGGTAACCAGAAACATCACAATCACTGTTCTTTGAGCAGTAATATAACACAGTGAGCTCCTGGAGTTTGTCCCTGCACTGGGAGCTGGCAACGATCATTTCACTGGAAGGGACTATCATTAACTTTCTACTGATATATTTTTCCAGGGAACCTTCAAATTCAGATAGATGGTCCGAATAAATATTGGTTATTAAACCTACTTTAAGTTTCAATTCTGATAAAAGTCGGATAGTGCCGTGGGGTAATTCCAACACAGCTATATCACTTTTGAGGTGATCACCATTGATAATTCCGTCCACAATCACTTCACTGAGTAAATTGCCTGAAAGGGATGAACAGGTCCACACATTGTATCCAGCATTTTCAAAGATTTCAGAGATGATATGAGTTGTGCTGGTTTTTCCAAGGGTCCCGGTTACGCCTATAACATCAACATTTATGGCAGTATCCATAATTTTGGCGATATCCTGATTTATAATTAATTTTAATTCATTATCAATCAAGTAATGTCTGATTGGAGAATCTTTAGGTATGTTTGGAGAAATGTACACTGCATCCACATCTTCAATATTGGTGGGGTCATCAAGCCCCAGATGAAGATTAACACCTTCTTCGGCCATTTTATGGAGGGTTTTTTGCACACTCTCTGGAAATTCCTCCATTTCCTTTTCATCAGTTATTTGAACCTGGTGACCAGCATAATTTAAAATCCTGGCAGCTGGTCGCCCAGCATTACCTGCACCTATTACGACACACTTCATGTTAAATTCTCCACAATTAAATTGCCCTTCCAGATAAATATACTTTAAGTTTTAAAGTAAAATTTTATTCAAATCTGTCCTGGAAGGGGATAATACTCTCTTATTTTAATATTACTAATTAAATCAAATAGCACTCCCATAAAAAGTTATTATGGGCTCTGTTTCTAACATTTTTAACCTATTAAACTTTATTATCCATAAAAACTTATTATCCATTAAATATATCTTAACGGTATTATATTTAGTTTTTATTGATATGACATATAAAAAAGCTAAGTCAGTCAGCTAATCTTTTAACGTATGTTTTTAAAGGAAATTGAGATATATATGCTAATTAAATTAATATCAAACCAAAAAGGACACATCTGCCCATTATATTATGATAACCTTTTTTCACATTATAAACCCTTTATGTTAGATATCCATGAGCATATACTTACTGAAAAATAGTTGGTACTGAAAAAAATTTGGAAATTAATTTAAATAAAGGATAAATAGAGGCAAGTTCAAACTAAATAATGATAAGTATATTAAAATAATGTGAATCAGTTGAAAATAGATTTACTTTTCTCAAAAATATTACTAAATTGATAATAAAAAAACCTATTCATAAAAACAGTAGGAGTGTTTGTATATGGCAGTTAAAATCAATGAAAACTATCTGTTAATTAAAAGCAACTATATCTTTTCTGAAATTAATCAAAGGGTTGAAAAATACCAGAATGATAATCCCGATGCCAACATAATCCGGATGGGTATTGGCGATGTAACACGACCATTACCTAAGGTTGTTACTGAAAAATTCACCGAAGCAGTGCATGAAATGGGTGATACTGAAACATTCAGGGGCTATGGTCCAGAGCAGGGTTATGATTTTTTGATTGAGGAAATTATAAAAAATGATTACACCCCTAGGGGCATCACCCTATCCTCTGATGAAGTTTTCGTCAGTGACGGTGCTAAATGTGATACTGGTAACATTCAGGAAATTTTTGATTTATCCAGCACTGTAGCAGTTACTGATCCAGTTTATCCTGTTTATGTGGAGAGTAATGTTATGGCGGGGAGAACCGGGCCCATGGGGGATGATGGTCGATACCAGAAACTGGTTTACATACCTTGCACTGAAGAGAATGGGTTTATCCCTGAACTTCCAGAGTCACCAGTGGATTTAATTTATTTATGCTTCCCTAACAATCCTACTGGTACTGCACTGACCACAGAACAACTGGCACAATGGGTGGATTATGCCCGTGAAAACAATTCAATAATTCTCTTTGATGCTGCATATGAAGCTTACATCCAGGAAGACAACATACCTCATAGTATTTATGAGATTGAAGGTGCCCGTGAAGTGGCAATTGAGTTCAGAAGTTTCTCTAAAAATGCTGGTTTCACCGGTACCCGTTGTGCTTACACCGTAGTTCCTAAGGAAGTTATGGGCTTTGACAGTGAAGGTAACCCTCATTCAGTTAACAGTTTATGGAACCGCCGTCAGACCACCAAGTTCAACGGTGTTTCATATCCTATTCAGGTGGCTGCCTGTGGAGTTTATTCACCAGAAGGACAGAAAGAGATCAAAGAATCCATTGATTATTACATGCAAAATGCTTCCATAATCAGGAACAGCTTAAAAGATCTGGGTTTAAGGGTTTACGGTGGAGTTAACTCACCCTATATCTGGGTTAAAACCCCTGGAGATATGGATTCCTGGCAATTCTTTGATCTTCTACTGGATGAAGCCCACATAGTGGGAACTCCTGGTGTGGGTTTCGGTCCTAGTGGTGAGGGTTATCTCAGGTTAACCGCCTTCAACACCCTGGAAAACACTGAAAAAGCCATGGAAAGAATATCCAAGTTATCTATCTAATAATGTCTGAATTTGAGATACAAAATTATCTATATGATTTAAATTGGCTGTGATTTAGATAAAATAACTTATTTTTTTAATTTACTAATTTTTTTTTGTTATTTTGTTTTTAGAAATATGGTAAGTGATATCCGATCTTTTAACCTGATTTTTTCAAAAATAGAATTAATTAAAAATTAAGATAAATGAACCAGTAAATAATAATAAAAAACTGGAAAAAAATAATGTTTAAATAATTACAACACTCATAGGATTATAACATATCCATATATTCCTTTAGAGCCTCTTTATAACTCCTGATCTGGGGGAATCCTTCCATCTTCCAGTTGTAATTTTCAAGAACAGAATAGAGTGGTCGTGGGGCTGGGCTGCCGAATTCTTCCGTGGTTACTGGTTTTAAATCAATTTCTATACCCGCATTTTCAAAGATTAACTGAGCATACTCATACCATGAACAATGATCACTGTTGGTAACATGGTAAATACCATATGCTGGTTTATTTATGAGCTGATTTATGGCTTTAGCCAGATCCACGGTGTAGGTGGGAGTTCCGATTTGGTCGCTGACCACAGATATACTATCATGGTTTTCTGCTAATTTCAACATGGTGGTGACAAAGTTAGGACCATGATAACCATACAACCATGCAGTTCGAACAATGTAGAATTTATTCAGAACATCACGTATGTAAACTTCTCCCTGGTGCTTGGTCTCTCCATATACACTCAATGGATTGGTCTGGTCATATTCACGGTAGGGGGTGCCTTTGGTTCCATCGAAAACATAGTCTGTGCAGATGTAAACCAGTGCACTGTCTGCTTCCAAGCAGGCTACTGCCACATTACGGGTTCCAATTGCATTCACATGGTAAGCCAGGTCTGCATTGGACTCACTCCCATCAACATCAGTGAAAGCAGCAGCATGAACCACCACATCGGGATTGATGCTTTTCACAGTCTCAATTGTCTTATCAATGTCAGTTATATCCAGAGTGTAAATAGTAGTAGTGCTAACATCATGTTCAGCAGATAAAATATCTTCCAGATCATGCCCTAACATTCCTTCTGCGCCTATAATCATTACTTTCATTTTCTCAAACCTGTAAAAACCTGTTTTAATCTTTATAACCAATATTGAAATACTATTTTAATGTTTTTCCCTTATTTGAATACTGTTTTGAATATATATAATCAATATTTGTTAACTGTTTTAAACTTTTTTAATAAAATATGGTATATACTCGAATAGTCCATTAGAACTAGCCTTTAAAAGACTTAAAAATGCATCAGGTGGAATACTCTGAATTGATGCGTACGTAATCATAGCTAAGGTCACAGCCATAAGCTGTTGCACTGTATTTTCCAACAGCCAGATCAACGGTTATTTTGATTTCTTCTCGTTCCATAATGCTTTCTGCAACTTCTAGCTCTTCGGTTCCTTCAAAGGCCATTATCTGACCATTATTTACAATATCCACAAATCTTTCCCCTTCTTCTAAACGAACACTGATGACATCTTCATCCATGCTGGCTCCGGAGTATCCCACTGCTGCCACTATACGGCCCCAGTTGGGATCAGCGCCGAATAGGGCAGTTTTTACCAGGGGTGATTTCACTACGGAACGGGCTGCGATTCTAGCGTCATTTAATGTTTTAGCACCATTAACTTCCACTTCCATGTACTTGGTTGCTCCTTCTCCATCTTTGGCCATCATCTGGGCCAGTTCACCGCACAGGTAGTCCAGTGCGTCCTGGAATTTTTCGTCAATGTTTCCATTTCCTGGTCTGGACAAGAGTATAACTATGTCATTGGTGCTCTCATCACCATCCACAACCACCATGTTGAATGTTTTTTCCACAGATTTGGTTAATGCTTCTTCAAGTTCAGTAGGTGTGGCTTCAATATCAGTGGTTATAAATGAAAGCATGGTACCCATGTTAGGGGCGATCATTCCTGAACCCTTAGTAATACCACCTATACGGATTGTTTTACCATTATTTAGGGTTGTTTCAACTGCGAATTCCTTGGGATAAGTGTCAGTCGTCATTATGGCCTCTGCAGCATTTCGTGATGACTCAGACGACGTTTCCAGTCTTCGCAGTGCATCGGTGATGAGATTGCTGATGATGGGTAATGGTAGCTGGCGTCCGATGATCCCGGTGGATGCAACTGCAACATCCCCCTGGGGGATGTCCAGCCCTTCGGCCACTTGAAAAGTCATGAGTTTAGCATGTTCAATACCTTCTTGCCCGGTGAAGCAGTTGGCATTTCCACTGTTGGCAACAATAGCTGATAGTTTCCCATCTTTAACTGATTCTCGGGTGATGATAATAGGGGCGGCTTGAACTTTATTTCTGGTAAACACTGCTGCAGCACTGCTTTCAGGGTAATGAATAATTGCTACCCCATAATTATCTTCACAGGCCCCTGCTGCCTTTACACCTTCCACTGCACATATTCCACCTTCAATTTTTTTCATTACTAATCCCACCCGTCTGGTCTATATGCCACTAAACATCATTTAATGAATTTGAAGATTTAGAAAATCTTAATTAATCAAGCTTTCTAAAAGCAAAAGTTTTCTAAAAAGCAATCATATGCCTTAATTATCATCTCTCCCATCTTATCACTTAAAAATGAATTAATAATCTTAATTAGTATTTTGGCGGTTTGACTTCAGAATCCCTTAATTAGTCCCTTAAAGGGGAATATTTTTCTATATCCAATTTGATCATTTCTATATCCAATTTGATCCTTTCCTCAGCTACAATATAAATAACCGGTTAAGGTCATGTTGTTTTATTGTTACTGGTCTGATTAGTTTGTGAATTCGTAGGGTTTGTTGTGGGTTCCTGATAAACATCTTCAGTGCTGGATGAGGATGTTGGGGTTTGCACTGTGGATTGGGTATTGGTAGTAGTATTAGGGGTAGTGGTGTTTTTCACATTGTAAACAACAGGTAATTGACTGGGTGTGCTGATGTTTAAACCAGTATTTTGGGTGTCGTTAAAGCTAAAGCCAGAGAACATACTGGCCCCGGTTCCGCATCCAAATGCGATTAATGATATTACCAGGGCAACTGCTGCCTTTCCCTTTAATTCTTCTTTCATATAATCAAGCCTTCATTTCTCAAATACGTAATATTAAGTAAGGGTCCTTTTAGAATGTTTCAACCCATGATGATTGGTTGACTTATGCTAAATCTGATCCAACTGGCATTAACCTAAAATTGGAATTGGATCTAATCATGCAGTAAGGGCGTAAAGTAAAGCCAGTCCAATGGCAACCAGCCCAAACTCCCAGTACCCCACATTCCAGCCGATTAGTGTGACCAGAAATACAAAGACAAATATCAGAATCACTCTGCCTGTTTTCTCCTGCATAAATTCAACAACTGCACGGCTGAACTCGGAGGGTATGTAATAGGCATATATTCCATCGGCCAGATCAAAGACCATAACTGGTGAGTTGTTCCAAATTTTAATGTCATCAGCCATTTGAGCTCTCTCCCCTGCTTCACGACGGCTTTTACCAATTCCAACTCTTAACCTGGCACCGTTGTTGAGGGCGTGCCAGGATGAATCGATTCCTGCACGGAGTGCAGCGTCTTTGGTGGGTAGGTTGGCGATTAAGTCATCCCCACCTTCACGGTAACCTTCAATTCTTCCTTTACAATCCTTTTCAATGAAACCTTTTATTTCATTCATGATCTCTACTAGCCTGTCACGACCCTGGTCTTCAATGAACTGGGTTGAATCAAAAGCATCAATGAAAAGATAATTATCGTAAACTGCGGGTGCCCCTTCCAGTTTCGATATTTTACTGGAGAACACTATGGCAAATTCACCGCCCAGTTTAGTGAATCCCACTCCCGAAGTTTGTCCTATTTGTTTGTTGAGGTTGATGGATCTTTCAATGGATGCAGCTCCAGTCATTCCCACTGCAGCCCGGACATCGATCTCAGTTTCCATACCAATTTTTATGAGTTCCACACCAACCCGAATAGCATCATTTTTGGATAAAAGTCGGGATACAATCTCGGTGTTACTCATCTCTACAATGGTACCATTTTCTTTTTTAATGAACTGTGAGAACTGGTCGATGATCCGTTTGTTACCCCCAAAAACTTCCACGTAGAGGTAACGATCACTTCCCATGATTATGTTACTTAAAAGGGCGTATTCATTTACATCGTTCTCAGCAGGTTTGATCTCAACGAACCTGCGGTTTTCCGGTATGTTACCTCGCCCAACTTCTTTTAAAAGGTTTTGAAATATATTTTCCGTGGTTATGTTGGCCCTTTCTATTTCCAGGAGCATGGTACGGGTGTAGTTCACCATCTCCACATATTCTGTTTCCTTCTCGTTGGTAGGATAATATTTAGTGCCTATACTTAAAACCCGATGTTTTAAGAGGAAACCGAATAACGTTCTCAACAGGTAATTGCCTGCCATCTACTTGTCTCCTCCCTTGTCCAGATTTATATCATAGTGTCCGGGTTTCTCCATCAGCATGCTCGGTTTTACTGATACTATAGGGAACTTCCAGGTTCCTAACCGTGCAGCGACTGTGCTGGCTATGTTTCGGGAGTTTTTCTTAACAAAGGAGTAGTCGTGATCATTGATGGTGATATTAACATCAAAGGGAGATTCCTCCAGTATTTCATCAGAGTAAATAATATTCAACTCGAAGGTCCCTGGTTTGGTGAATAAATCGTTACGAACCGCCACCAGAGGAGCATGGTCTAATTTTAAACGGTCACCTACAGTCACTGCGATGTTACCTGCATTTCTTACTGCATCCCGGTAGTCACGGGGGCTTACCAGTACAAAGATGATGAAATCACTGGTTTTCTCAGCATCTTCCACCATTTTCATGACCTTGTCAAATAAGGGTATTTTCATGAACATTCCTTCAATTTTAGAGTCTATGCCCTCATCAGAAGTCTTGGATATACGATCAATTGCCTCTTTGGCCACTGCAATCCCTGAAAGTTTCTTGTTTTTTTTCAGTTTATATGAATCATAACCCTTCTTCTCAAATTCAGATAGTGTCTGGGTAGATATTTTTTGCAGGATGTTTTTGATTTTTTTGGGCTGAGCAGAACTACCAATTACTATATTCTCACCCTTAAAGCTATATGGAATTCTGCGACTGTTAATATCCCTGAATTCATCGTAGAACTCACGGAAGGCATCATTGGATAATATTTTTGCATCTTCTTCTTCAGCCAGATTCAGGATGTAGTGATCTGCGTTGGTGCCTGCGGGTACCTGGTGCACTTTTTCCTCATCAAGGAGTTTATTGAATTCTTCCTTCTCATCGATTTCATGTCTCAGCGATGCATCAGCGATGAGAATAGGATGGTATCCTAACTTTTCCAGAGACTCTACTGCTTTAAGCAATTTAGCTAGGCTGGGTTTTCCATCCTTTTTTCCGAAGTGGGCTACGTTAGATGCATCCACAATTACCTGCAATCAATCACCTACATCTGTTTTCATACTTTGCCAGAGGGTGGGTTTCACCATTGGCAGTGTTCAAGAGGATATCTATATGTTCTTCATCTATATTAAT
The genomic region above belongs to Methanobacterium sp. Maddingley MBC34 and contains:
- a CDS encoding putative hydrolase of the metallo-beta-lactamase superfamily (PFAM: RNA-metabolising metallo-beta-lactamase); this encodes MTSIDFFGGVDEIGGNKIRVQGNDSSFFLDFGMGFSHANDYLSEFLQPRKANGICDFVELGLLPDIKGIYREDYLRHVGLPYPDEPSVDGVLISHSHVDHVAYVHHLREDIPIYLTNESYLILKALEDTGAASFSEYLHLKKSFYLEPKKRGDGYMRSRANIIDRDIQIVKPYKKFEIGDFSIKSAPVDHSLPGASAFICENEDETIVYTGDLRFHGRHPELTLKFIKEARKSKPTIMISEGTRIDSSRNISEIDIEERAVNAVNKYQGLVVVNYPVRDLDRLLTFYKVAEDTERKLVVSLKQAYILNLFNEINDEYPDLSDVMIYKPRKGWGLLGEDSFACVDDEWLCASDIDSSQSLRDYKKWERELLENDNVLTFHDLREDPGDYIFRCDFFELKELIDIKPENGVYIKSSTEPFDEQMEINERKVRNWLKLFNLPLLNKCFHASGHANGKEILDMIREVNPDKLYPVHTTQKNKFMELQDDGIKVIYPTLTE
- a CDS encoding UDP-N-acetylmuramoylalanine-D-glutamate ligase (PFAM: Mur ligase middle domain), whose translation is MKCVVIGAGNAGRPAARILNYAGHQVQITDEKEMEEFPESVQKTLHKMAEEGVNLHLGLDDPTNIEDVDAVYISPNIPKDSPIRHYLIDNELKLIINQDIAKIMDTAINVDVIGVTGTLGKTSTTHIISEIFENAGYNVWTCSSLSGNLLSEVIVDGIINGDHLKSDIAVLELPHGTIRLLSELKLKVGLITNIYSDHLSEFEGSLEKYISRKLMIVPSSEMIVASSQCRDKLQELTVLYYCSKNSDCDVSGYLKDGNIGIKYKLKGREGEFETEFNLKGYYFENSLAAATVALAYGLKEESIRKGLMKFKGIPGHLEYIGNYSGRDVHFDAAFVPEGIISTLKQFSQADGSDLIILIDNPDSTNPRDKLEIGKVLGEYAQVIIASGYNETTGILDMKSAHEVLEGAKDSDALKIATEDMVTAGEYSIKHSKPGDIILHIGPGAITNYDDLKSKMMKGIDEGCKKYS
- a CDS encoding LL-diaminopimelate aminotransferase apoenzyme (PFAM: Aminotransferase class I and II~TIGRFAM: LL-diaminopimelate aminotransferase); amino-acid sequence: MAVKINENYLLIKSNYIFSEINQRVEKYQNDNPDANIIRMGIGDVTRPLPKVVTEKFTEAVHEMGDTETFRGYGPEQGYDFLIEEIIKNDYTPRGITLSSDEVFVSDGAKCDTGNIQEIFDLSSTVAVTDPVYPVYVESNVMAGRTGPMGDDGRYQKLVYIPCTEENGFIPELPESPVDLIYLCFPNNPTGTALTTEQLAQWVDYARENNSIILFDAAYEAYIQEDNIPHSIYEIEGAREVAIEFRSFSKNAGFTGTRCAYTVVPKEVMGFDSEGNPHSVNSLWNRRQTTKFNGVSYPIQVAACGVYSPEGQKEIKESIDYYMQNASIIRNSLKDLGLRVYGGVNSPYIWVKTPGDMDSWQFFDLLLDEAHIVGTPGVGFGPSGEGYLRLTAFNTLENTEKAMERISKLSI
- a CDS encoding dTDP-4-dehydrorhamnose reductase (PFAM: RmlD substrate binding domain~TIGRFAM: dTDP-4-dehydrorhamnose reductase) — its product is MKVMIIGAEGMLGHDLEDILSAEHDVSTTTIYTLDITDIDKTIETVKSINPDVVVHAAAFTDVDGSESNADLAYHVNAIGTRNVAVACLEADSALVYICTDYVFDGTKGTPYREYDQTNPLSVYGETKHQGEVYIRDVLNKFYIVRTAWLYGYHGPNFVTTMLKLAENHDSISVVSDQIGTPTYTVDLAKAINQLINKPAYGIYHVTNSDHCSWYEYAQLIFENAGIEIDLKPVTTEEFGSPAPRPLYSVLENYNWKMEGFPQIRSYKEALKEYMDML
- a CDS encoding glutamate N-acetyltransferase (PFAM: ArgJ family~TIGRFAM: glutamate N-acetyltransferase/amino-acid acetyltransferase), with amino-acid sequence MKKIEGGICAVEGVKAAGACEDNYGVAIIHYPESSAAAVFTRNKVQAAPIIITRESVKDGKLSAIVANSGNANCFTGQEGIEHAKLMTFQVAEGLDIPQGDVAVASTGIIGRQLPLPIISNLITDALRRLETSSESSRNAAEAIMTTDTYPKEFAVETTLNNGKTIRIGGITKGSGMIAPNMGTMLSFITTDIEATPTELEEALTKSVEKTFNMVVVDGDESTNDIVILLSRPGNGNIDEKFQDALDYLCGELAQMMAKDGEGATKYMEVEVNGAKTLNDARIAARSVVKSPLVKTALFGADPNWGRIVAAVGYSGASMDEDVISVRLEEGERFVDIVNNGQIMAFEGTEELEVAESIMEREEIKITVDLAVGKYSATAYGCDLSYDYVRINSEYST
- a CDS encoding Zc3h12a-like Ribonuclease (PFAM: Zc3h12a-like Ribonuclease domain), with the translated sequence MQVIVDASNVAHFGKKDGKPSLAKLLKAVESLEKLGYHPILIADASLRHEIDEKEEFNKLLDEEKVHQVPAGTNADHYILNLAEEEDAKILSNDAFREFYDEFRDINSRRIPYSFKGENIVIGSSAQPKKIKNILQKISTQTLSEFEKKGYDSYKLKKNKKLSGIAVAKEAIDRISKTSDEGIDSKIEGMFMKIPLFDKVMKMVEDAEKTSDFIIFVLVSPRDYRDAVRNAGNIAVTVGDRLKLDHAPLVAVRNDLFTKPGTFELNIIYSDEILEESPFDVNITINDHDYSFVKKNSRNIASTVAARLGTWKFPIVSVKPSMLMEKPGHYDINLDKGGDK